A single window of Rhizophagus irregularis chromosome 28, complete sequence DNA harbors:
- a CDS encoding fimbrin, whose translation MNAIQLAKKYPQISQQGIFDLVAQFNKIDLDGNGALEQKEVVKALQEMGESNSYDEIRATLKEINLSSTGNVELDEFVELIVKLREGRNKSAFAVNKHKITVHGTSRNVSHTINEDERTEFTRHINQALAGDPHVSDKIPIDTNTMQLFDECKDGLILAKLINDSVSDTIDERVLNVPGKGKKINKFKMTENNNLVIFSAKGIGCNVVNIGSADLIEGREHLILGLIWQIIKIGLLNKIDIKLHPELYRLLEDDETLEQFLKLPPDQILLRWFNYHLKAAKWDRRVTNFSTDVKDGENYTVLLNQLKPEICSREPLNEPDLLERAEKVLQNAEKLGCRKYLTPKALVTGNPKLNLAFVAHLFNTHPCLDPLDEEEKAELEEFDDSDDREARVFALWLNSLDVTPAVNNLYEDVKDGLILLQAFDKIVPNTVNWKKVNKSSNLSRFKQVENTNYAITIGKDLRFTLVNIQGADICDGTKTLILGLVWQMMRMNIIQTLTSLSKGGRDITDNDLIKWANDTVSRGGKSSKISSFKDPALRNGIFLIDLLDSIKPGIVDYSLVTKGVSDDDATLNARYAISIARKIGATIFLLPEDIVEVRPRLILTFIGSLMALK comes from the exons atgaatgcAATACAATTAGCGAAAAAATACCCTCAAATATCGCAACAAGGGATTTTCGATCTCGTTGCACAATTCAA CAAAATTGATCTTGATGGCAATGGTGCTCTCGAACAAAAAGAAGTTGTTAAGGCTCTACAAGAAATGGGTGAGAGCAATTCATACGATGAAATTCGGGCCACGCTGAAAGAAATTAACTTGAGCTCAACTGGTAATGTTGAGCTTGACGAATTCGTTGAg CTCATTGTAAAACTCAGGGAAGGTCGTAACAAAAGTGCTTTTGCGGTCAACAAACACAAAATTACCGTTCATGGTACTAGTCGGAATGTTTCTCATACTATCAACGAGGATGAGAGAACCGAATTTACCAGACATATTAATCAGGCATTAGCTGGTGACCCTCATGTTAGTGATAAAATTCCAATCGACACAAATACTATGCAATTGTTCGATGAATGTAAAG acGGATTAATCCTTGCAAAACTTATCAATGACTCTGTTTCGGACACAATTGATGAACGAGTCTTAAATGTACCTGGAAAAGGAAAGAAGATCAATAAGTTCAAGATGacagaaaataataatctagTAATTTTTTCTGCAAAGGGAATCGGCTGTAATGTTGTAAATATTGGATCAGCTGACTTAATTGAAGGCAGAGAACATTTAATTTTGGGCCTTATCTGgcaaattatcaaaattggattattaaacaaaatagaTATTAAGCTTCACCCAGAGTTGTATCGTCTTCTGGAAGATGATGAAACTCTTgagcaatttttaaaattacctcCGGATCAGATTTTATTAAGATGGTTCAATTATCATTTGAAGGCTGCCAAATGGGATCGAAg ggTTACGAACTTTAGCACAGATGTCAAAGATGGTGAAAATTATACAGTACTTTTAAATCAACTTAAACCCGAAATTTGTTCACGTGAACCATTAAATGAGCCTGATCTCCTAGAACGTGCTGAAAAG GTTCTACAAAATGCCGAGAAATTAGGATGCAGAAAATACTTGACTCCAAAAGCCCTTGTCACAGGAAatccaaaattaaatttggcCTTTGTTgcacatttatttaatactcaTCCCTGCTTGGACCCACttgatgaagaagaaaaggCAGAACTTGAAGAATTTGATGATAGTGATGATAGAGAAGCAAGAG TATTTGCACTCTGGCTTAATAGTTTGGATGTTACACCGGCAGTAAATAATCTATATGAAGATGTGAAG gatggtttaattcttcttcaagcatttgataaaattgttCCAAACACAGTTAATTggaaaaaagttaataaatcatcaaatttatcaagatTCAAACAAGTGGAAAACACAAATTATGCGATTACAATCGGTAAAGATCTACGGTTTACACTTGTTAATATCCAAGGAGCCGATATTTGTGACGGAACGAAAACTTTAATCCTTGGTCTTGTCTGGCAGATGATGCGTATGAATATTATTCAGACTTTAACAAGTTTATCCAAAGGCGGCCGAGATATTACTGATAATGATTTAATCAAGTGGGCCAATGATACTGTATCTCGTGGTGGTAAATCCTCAAAAATAAGTAGTTTTAAGGATCCAGCATTAAGAAATGGTATATTCTTGATTGACTTGTTGGACAGTATTAAGCCAGGAATTGTAGATTATTCCTTAGTAACGAAAGGAGTCTCTG aTGATGATGCTACGCTGAATGCTAGATACGCAATTTCTATTGCGAGGAAGATAGGCGCTACCATATTTTTACTGCCAGAAGATATTGTTGAAGTTAGACCTCGACTT atCCTAACGTTTATTGGTTCTTTAATGGCACTGAAATAa
- a CDS encoding fimbrin variant 2 encodes MQLFDECKDGLILAKLINDSVSDTIDERVLNVPGKGKKINKFKMTENNNLVIFSAKGIGCNVVNIGSADLIEGREHLILGLIWQIIKIGLLNKIDIKLHPELYRLLEDDETLEQFLKLPPDQILLRWFNYHLKAAKWDRRVTNFSTDVKDGENYTVLLNQLKPEICSREPLNEPDLLERAEKVLQNAEKLGCRKYLTPKALVTGNPKLNLAFVAHLFNTHPCLDPLDEEEKAELEEFDDSDDREARVFALWLNSLDVTPAVNNLYEDVKDGLILLQAFDKIVPNTVNWKKVNKSSNLSRFKQVENTNYAITIGKDLRFTLVNIQGADICDGTKTLILGLVWQMMRMNIIQTLTSLSKGGRDITDNDLIKWANDTVSRGGKSSKISSFKDPALRNGIFLIDLLDSIKPGIVDYSLVTKGVSDDDATLNARYAISIARKIGATIFLLPEDIVEVRPRLILTFIGSLMALK; translated from the exons ATGCAATTGTTCGATGAATGTAAAG acGGATTAATCCTTGCAAAACTTATCAATGACTCTGTTTCGGACACAATTGATGAACGAGTCTTAAATGTACCTGGAAAAGGAAAGAAGATCAATAAGTTCAAGATGacagaaaataataatctagTAATTTTTTCTGCAAAGGGAATCGGCTGTAATGTTGTAAATATTGGATCAGCTGACTTAATTGAAGGCAGAGAACATTTAATTTTGGGCCTTATCTGgcaaattatcaaaattggattattaaacaaaatagaTATTAAGCTTCACCCAGAGTTGTATCGTCTTCTGGAAGATGATGAAACTCTTgagcaatttttaaaattacctcCGGATCAGATTTTATTAAGATGGTTCAATTATCATTTGAAGGCTGCCAAATGGGATCGAAg ggTTACGAACTTTAGCACAGATGTCAAAGATGGTGAAAATTATACAGTACTTTTAAATCAACTTAAACCCGAAATTTGTTCACGTGAACCATTAAATGAGCCTGATCTCCTAGAACGTGCTGAAAAG GTTCTACAAAATGCCGAGAAATTAGGATGCAGAAAATACTTGACTCCAAAAGCCCTTGTCACAGGAAatccaaaattaaatttggcCTTTGTTgcacatttatttaatactcaTCCCTGCTTGGACCCACttgatgaagaagaaaaggCAGAACTTGAAGAATTTGATGATAGTGATGATAGAGAAGCAAGAG TATTTGCACTCTGGCTTAATAGTTTGGATGTTACACCGGCAGTAAATAATCTATATGAAGATGTGAAG gatggtttaattcttcttcaagcatttgataaaattgttCCAAACACAGTTAATTggaaaaaagttaataaatcatcaaatttatcaagatTCAAACAAGTGGAAAACACAAATTATGCGATTACAATCGGTAAAGATCTACGGTTTACACTTGTTAATATCCAAGGAGCCGATATTTGTGACGGAACGAAAACTTTAATCCTTGGTCTTGTCTGGCAGATGATGCGTATGAATATTATTCAGACTTTAACAAGTTTATCCAAAGGCGGCCGAGATATTACTGATAATGATTTAATCAAGTGGGCCAATGATACTGTATCTCGTGGTGGTAAATCCTCAAAAATAAGTAGTTTTAAGGATCCAGCATTAAGAAATGGTATATTCTTGATTGACTTGTTGGACAGTATTAAGCCAGGAATTGTAGATTATTCCTTAGTAACGAAAGGAGTCTCTG aTGATGATGCTACGCTGAATGCTAGATACGCAATTTCTATTGCGAGGAAGATAGGCGCTACCATATTTTTACTGCCAGAAGATATTGTTGAAGTTAGACCTCGACTT atCCTAACGTTTATTGGTTCTTTAATGGCACTGAAATAa